The following coding sequences lie in one Fusarium poae strain DAOMC 252244 chromosome 1, whole genome shotgun sequence genomic window:
- a CDS encoding hypothetical protein (TransMembrane:2 (i78-95o115-141i)) — MTTQSDSVLSPTPIQHELVAAKYAFFDSSVQKETAVYDVLRVQMNRHVSSLIPRLGEELKSSISQTFGRDTEWKEVQIFPLVRSVFTKVIAWLVIGDDLCRDQQLVDNLDKFSSTVIPSAIAISFFPSFLKPFSCRFILLLNRMYLKRSMKILGPYIEKRIVEIETGASKTLSQENVMTWHIEEALRKKEPRDNMADKIACRLFATIMAALESTTLAMTNTLFKITASDCSTEIWNNLKQEYEEAVSDKIDLDSVNKLHLADSAIKETLRLHTALKALSVQVMQPAGITLKEYGLHLPVGSRIGVSACGVHYDEDIYPNAYKYDAFRFLQLSQDEEKPSTAHRMISLSEEYLSFGFGKHACPGRQFASALTKIFLAHLAANYDFELDHIKPAFFNLGHLPTPPVEAKLRMRRKGGATKLMEDSFIV; from the exons ATGACGACTCAGAGTGACAGCGTGTTGAGCCCCACACCTATACAACATGAGCTTGTCGCAGCGAAATACGCCTTCTTTGACTCGTCCGTCCAGAAGGAGACTGCCGTCTACGATGTTCTTCGGGTCCAGATGAACAGACACGTTTCCAGTCTCATACCAAGACTTGGTGAGGAACTGAAATCTTCGATCAGCCAAACCTTTGGACGCGACACGGAATGGAAGGAAGTACAGATCTTCCCTCTTGTCAGATCTGTTTTTACAAAAGTAATTGCCTGGCTTGTTATTGGTGATGATCTGT GTCGTGACCAGCAACTCGTGGACAACTTGGACAAATTCTCCAGCACGGTCATACCAAGTGCGATAGCTATATCGTTCTTCCCTTCTTTTCTTAAGCCTTTCTCTTGTCGGTTCATCTTACTTCTCAACCGTATGTACCTCAAGAGATCGATGAAGATCCTTGGTCCATATATCGAAAAGAGGATCGTTGAGATTGAGACTGGAGCTTCGAAGACTCTTTCACAAGAGAACGTCATGACATGGCATATCGAGGAAGCCCTTCGCAAGAAAGAACCTCGGGATAACATGGCCGACAAGATAGCCTGTCGCCTCTTCGCCACCATCATGGCCGCTTTGGAGTCAACCACGCTTGCCATGACAAACACCCTGTTCAAGATCACTGCGAGTGATTGCTCAACTGAGATTTGGAACAATTTGAAACAAGAGTATGAAGAAGCGGTATCAGACAAGATCGATCTGGATAGCGTCAACAAGCTGCACCTCGCAGACAGCGCAATCAAGGAAACTCTAAGGCTACATACAGCACTCAAGGCTCTCAGTGTGCAAGTCATGCAACCTGCGGGAATCACACTCAAGGAATATGGGCTTCATCTTCCCGTTGGGTCTCGTATCGGTGTCTCGGCATGTGGCGTACATTATGATGAGGATATATACCCCAATGCCTACAAATACGACGCTTTTCGATTTCTGCAACTCTCCCAAGATGAGGAAAAGCCCAGTACTGCACATCGAATGATTTCGCTTTCTGAGGAATACCTTTCTTTCGGTTTCGGAAAACATGCTTGTCCGGGAAGACAATTTGCATCTGCTTTAACAAAGATATTCTTGGCTCATTTGGCAGCCAATTATGATTTTGAACTAGACCATATCAAACCAGCATTCTTTAACCTTGGTCATCTGCCAACACCACCTGTGGAGGCAAAactgaggatgaggaggaagggTGGTGCCACCAAGTTGATGGAGGATAGTTTCATAGTCTGA
- a CDS encoding hypothetical protein (TransMembrane:1 (o467-485i)) — protein sequence MDKELESSRLNYGAYPLADALLRTNIAFRPSAAFPPLPHVVNVYPSRMLEIIKRIFTASWAHYVARLLWAWKSRLTHVFSRDSSSPFNLRPLTEQQHKSKVDEFVESIDTDAICTLASKYTGGLPCTIRCRQQGSFNVCFILDFPDNLTRIVRLPIEPAVHDVWDKVCSEVCTMQYVRDHTNIPIPRVYAYGRSRLRHNTLARQVFIVSDYMDGKSLTKRMLRDSPEDFRRRFFGDIVDIFAQLRRIEFPQGGSLMPNAAVGIWPQFFTSIFHREEAFTPQSATDHRFGPKIAGAISMRRNELQIDGYTSPPSAFTTANDFFREQYQLLQYMWKMPSQELGREEAERDEFALHALSLEEAQNISGLKTDPSGDSFYLSHPDLRVNNIIVDDELCIRGIIDWEFSVTVPRYAFLPPSWLTGHDTGSIISRVDVSSEFMSVLSSKKHESHSHSQLAQDWSFQDDLRLPMAYIFLDPSDLVFIFYRYIYPRLYKKPRNEVLPLFFQLSENKDLQAGIERRLDASQRYTQYLKDHNLVDDNETSELQQIRQWTADTQKTLEQLSKWSDETQDKLARLDRERPMQFEQGKQV from the exons ATGGACAAGGAGCTTGAG TCATCAAGGCTTAACTATGGCGCGTACCCCTTAGCTGACGCCCTACTCCGTACCAATATCGCTTTTCGACCTTCAGCAGCATTCCCACCTTTGCCGCATGTTGTCAATGTCTATCCGTCGAGGATGCTTGAAATCATTAAGCGCATTTTCACCGCCTCGTGGGCGCATTACGTTGCACGGCTTCTTTGGGCTTGGAAGTCTCGTCTAACCCACGTCTTCAGCCGcgattcttcttctccattcAATCTCAGGCCTCTCACAGAGCAACAGCACAAATCCAAGGTCGACGAATTCGTTGAATCAATTGACACGGATGCCATCTGTACTTTAGCCTCCAAGTATACCGGCGGGTTGCCCTGCACCATCCGATGTCGGCAACAGGGTAGCTTCAATGTGTGTTTCATCCTCGACTTTCCCGATAACCTTACCCGGATTGTCAGGCTTCCAATCGAACCAGCCGTTCATGACGTATGGGATAAGGTATGCAGTGAGGTTTGTACAATGCA ATATGTTCGAGACCACACAAATATTCCTATTCCTCGAGTATATGCATACGGTCGTAGTCGCCTTCGACACAATACTCTAGCGCGTCAAGTATTTATAGTGTCAGATTACATGGATGGGAAGTCCTTAACGAAAAGAATGCTTCGGGATAGCCCAGAAGATTTCCGGCGCCGATTTTTTGGGGACATTGTAGACATTTTCGCCCAGCTGCGAAGGATAGAATTTCCACAAGGAGGCTCGTTGATGCCGAACGCTGCGGTTGGAATCTGGCCTCAATTTTTTACGTCGATATTTCACAGAGAAGAAGCCTTCACCCCGCAGTCAGCGACGGACCATCGTTTCGGACCAAAAATCGCTGGTGCCATTTCGATGCGCAGGAATGAACTCCAAATTGATGGCTACACATCTCCGCCCTCTGCATTTACCACTGCCAATGACTTCTTCAGAGAACAATACCAATTACTTCAATATATGTGGAAAATGCCTTCTCAAGAACTTGGTAGGGAGGAAGCTGAACGCGACGAGTTTGCGCTGCACGCCTTAAGTTTGGAAGAAGCTCAAAACATTTCGGGGCTAAAGACAGATCCATCAGGAGACTCTTTCTATCTGTCCCACCCTGACCTTCGCGTTAACAATATTATTGTAGACGACGAACTTTGTATTCGCGGTATTATTGACTGGGAGTTCTCGGTTACAGTCCCGCGATACGCTTTTCTACCCCCATCATGGCTTACTGGTCATGATACAGGATCGATCATTTCTAGAGTCGATGTCTCATCTGAGTTTATGAGCGTTTTGTCATCGAAGAAGCATGAATCACACAGTCACTCTCAGCTTGCACAAGACTGGAGTTTTCAAGACGACCTCAGATTACCCATGGCATATATCTTTCTAGATCCATCTGACCTCGTGTTTATTTTCTATCGATATATCTACCCCAGACTCTACAAGAAACCGCGGAACGAGGTACTCCCTCTTTTTTTCCAACTTTCTGAGAATAAAGATCTACAAGCTGGTATAGAAAGACGACTGGATGCTTCCCAGCGGTACACCCAGTATCTGAAGGATCACAACCTCGTTGACGACAATGAAACATCGGAATTACAACAAATCCGTCAGTGGACTGCGGACACACAAAAGACCTTGGAACAGTTATCCAAATGGAGTGATGAAACTCAAGACAAACTAGCACGGTTGGATAGAGAACGACCTATGCAATTTGAACAAGGGAAGCAAGTGTGA
- a CDS encoding hypothetical protein (SECRETED:SignalP(1-16)), which produces MFSLILAVSLLTTAGAFKFRSDENVNYSDFFDKRCVKALTTEINCDEHIRMFGQSRTAGWLGSNTTADSDLNRAFPPRELENIIKVANEMRQMWNATCIRDTKTGRYCFDVIDELRGHRTYGKGKTFKEPCHPCYGMVINAMLNASIEMELWGFDDNYWKGQLDLVHEKCGGPDKIEKDFEEQKIYNVSHAREPEVRENKGAMDMVNQINAVWIALVIYRWSMFIF; this is translated from the exons ATGTTTAGCCTCATACTTGCTGTCAGCCTTTTGACGACTGCCGGCGCGTTCAAGTTCCGGTCAGATGAAAATGTCAACTATAGCGACTTTTTCGACAAACGTTGCGTCAAAGCCTTGACAACCGAAATTAACTGCGACGAGCACATTAGGATGTTTGGGCAATCTCGTACAGCAGGATGGTTGGGAAGTAATACGACGGCTGACAGC GACCTCAACAGAGCCTTTCCCCCGCGAGAGCTCGAAAACATTATCAAAGTAGCCAATGAGATGCGACAGATGTGGAACGCAACCTGTATCAGGGATACCAAGACAGGTCGATATTGCTTTG ATGTTATAGACGAGCTACGGGGCCATCGTACTTATGGAAAGGGGAAAACATTCAAAGAGCCATGCCACCCATGCTACGGCATGGTAATCAACGCCATGCTGAATGCCTCGATAGAGATGGAGCTATGGGGTTTTGATGATAATTACTGGAAAGGACAGCTTGACCTTGTTCATGAGAAGTGCGGCGGTCCTGACAAGATTGAGAAGGATTTTGAAGAGCAAAAGATTTATAATGTTTCTCATGCCAGGGAACCGGAGGTGAGGGAGAACAAAGGTGCCATGGATATGGTTAACCAAATAAACGCGGTCTGGATTGCATTGGTCATTTATAGATGGAGTATGTTCATATTCTAA
- a CDS encoding hypothetical protein (MEROPS:MER0026339), with product MKTSTITTSDGVSLTYNETGPEAGKQLLFISGWRQTASEWKKQVEYFSKNGFRVTTYDMRGHGESAKPEYGYCISRFAADLNDLVTQLQLNDITIVGHSMGCSVTWAFWDQYPDSHKLIYKLIFVDQPANVVIDPTWPKEKAQEMGAILTPDAVYQTAADMAAQGPALVRSMFTDDVTEADYDWIMEQNVKMSDENAGTLLVDHAFRDWRDVLPRINVPTFVIAGELSIFPHQGVEWIATQIPSAQDYTFSAEEKGSHFMFWQNPEKFNSLVRNFIGT from the coding sequence ATGAAGACAAGCACCATTACCACCAGCGACGGCGTCAGCCTGACCTACAACGAGACCGGCCCTGAGGCTGGCAAGCAGTTACTTTTTATCTCTGGATGGCGACAGACTGCTTCAGAATGGAAGAAGCAGGTCGAGTACTTTTCCAAGAATGGATTCAGAGTTACCACCTATGATATGCGTGGCCATGGAGAATCCGCCAAACCCGAATATGGCTATTGCATTTCTCGTTTCGCTGCTGACTTGAACGACCTTGTCACACAATTGCAACTCAATGACATTACTATCGTCGGTCATTCTATGGGTTGCTCCGTCACTTGGGCTTTCTGGGACCAGTACCCTGACTCTCACAAGCTCATCTACAAGCTTATCTTTGTTGATCAGCCCGCTAATGTTGTCATCGATCCAACCTGGCCCAAGGAGAAGGCCCAAGAGATGGGTGCCATTCTCACTCCTGATGCAGTTTACCAGACCGCTGCAGACATGGCAGCTCAAGGCCCGGCCTTGGTTAGGAGCATGTTCACTGACGATGTCACCGAGGCTGACTACGACTGGATTATGGAGCAGAACGTGAAGATGAGCGATGAAAATGCCGGCACTCTCTTGGTTGACCATGCATTTCGAGACTGGCGTGATGTTCTTCCTCGCATCAATGTCCCTACGTTTGTTATCGCTGGAGAGCTTAGTATTTTCCCTCACCAGGGAGTGGAGTGGATTGCAACCCAGATTCCTTCCGCCCAGGACTATACCTTCTCAGCTGAGGAAAAAGGCAGTCACTTTATGTTTTGGCAAAACCCTGAGAAGTTCAACTCGTTGGTTAGAAACTTTATTGGAACATAA
- a CDS encoding hypothetical protein (SECRETED:SignalP(1-20)) produces the protein MFSWVQLSLIGLALVSSAIAADECQPSTWRARVMETGGINCRFSTKTGSKIDSETCATIAKEYEITVDTFYELNPRLKGDCKNILPNIRYCVEGFPEPIRAYNGLCGPPHSNATCVGTDKQCCNKNTWMCGDTEDDCHVNCYEGNCY, from the exons ATGTTTTCGTGGGTACAACTTTCCCTCATTGGATTGGCTCTCGTCAGCTCAGCTATTGCTGCTGATGAATGTCAACCATCGACATGGCGTGCCAGAGTCATGGAGACAGGCGGTATCAACTGTCGATTCAGCACCAAGACTGGATCTAAAATTGACTCGGAAACCTGTGCCACGATAGCCAAGGAATATGAAATCACCGTCGATACCTTTTATGAGCTAAACCCTAGACTCAAGGGTGACTGCAAGAACATCCTGCCTAACATTAGATATTGCGTGGAAGGAT TCCCAGAACCTATTCGCGCTTATAATGGTCTTTGCGGACCTCCTCACTCCAACGCGACATGCGTGGGCACTGACAAGCAGTGCTGTAACAAGAACACTTGGATGTGTGGAGATACTGA GGATGATTGCCATGTAAACTGCTACGAAGGAAACTGCTATTAA
- a CDS encoding hypothetical protein (TransMembrane:2 (i20-40o80-100i)) — translation MRLDKKETEKEEFHKWKNAITVIASIFPIVFASIVGRMVFESARWKLEKGTTLDLLEQLIGSRTVGSTFTTQINLGKFNILGLVLLLIWAFSPLGSQSVLRMLDSRLERVTTDSGVAYFSTDAVSQLASDLPNTPESGEGQAISSGYMKAMFTSLFITSVASKSDPMDLWGNVKIPNLAITIIWCFSRRKSRKSSYLSLECYNLTMSNTSFYIPWNWTNPPTWGEYEQKLNGTWHGYNDTNLQTPWAMAVDRFVDPYWASTDNLTDRLGEYVLGKSYYGRPVLFENETDLHVKPSRLLFNSKFKL, via the exons ATGCGTCTCGATAAGAAGGAAACGGAAAAAGAGGAATTCCACAAGTGGAAAAATGCAATCACTGTT ATTGCATCTATCTTTCCTATTGTGTTTGCCTCCATTGTCGGCCGTATGGTCTTTGAAAGTGCACGATGGAAATTGGAGAAAGGCACCACACTCGACCTTCTTGAGCAACTGATCGGTAGTCGAACTGTCGGATCAACTTTCACCACACAGATCAATCTTGGCAAATTCAACATTCTTGGCCTCGTACTTCTCCTCATCTGGGCATTTTCGCCACTAGGATCTCAATCCGTACTTCGAATGCTGGACTCTCGACTCGAGCGAGTCACTACAGACTCTGGTGTGGCTTACTTCTCAACCGACGCCGTATCCCAACTTGCATCCGACTTACCAAACACCCCGGAAAGCGGAGAAGGACAAGCTATATCTTCCGGCTATATGAAGGCCATGTTCACAAGTCTTTTCATTACATCTGTAGCCAGCAAGTCAGACCCTATGGACCTTTGGGGAAACGTCAAGATTCCAAACCTTGCCATCACTATTATTTGGtgcttttcgaggcgtaaatCCCGAA AATCAAGCTACCTCAGCCTCGAATGTTATAACTTGACTATGTCCAATACCAGTTTCTATATTCCTTGGAATTGGACAAATCCGCCTACTTGGGGAGAGTACGAACAAAAGCTCAACGGTACTTGGCATGGATATAATGATACCAACTTGCAAACGCCATGGGCTATGGCAGTGGATCGCTTCGTTGATCCGTACTGGGCCTCAACTGATAATCTCACTGACCGTTTGGGAGAATACGTTTTGGGCAAGAGTTACTATGGTCGTCCAGTTCTTTTCGAGAACGAGACAGATCTCCATGTCAAGCCTTCGAGACTTCTCTTCAACTCAAAATTCAAACTTTGA